From Brassica oleracea var. oleracea cultivar TO1000 chromosome C3, BOL, whole genome shotgun sequence, a single genomic window includes:
- the LOC106331478 gene encoding transcription factor MYB48 codes for MVKQAEKEHYSNIRDKERQREKKKKEMNMMQEENRKGPWTEQEDIILVNFVHLFGDRRWDFIAKVSGLNRTGKSCRLRWVNYLHPGLKRGKMTPQEERLVTELHAKWGNRWSKIARKLPGRTDNEIKNYWRTHMRKKAQEKKRHVSPSSSCSNCCSSSMTTTNTQDVSFESRMSSGKVSFYDTGGNREMNQEETKDGYSMDDIWKEIDHSAVNIIQPVKDIYLEQSYCLSYPNLASPSWESSLDSIWKMEEDKSKMSSFANDQFPFCFQHSRSPWSSG; via the exons ATGGTGAAGCAAGCTGAGAAAGAACATTATAGTAACATTAGAGATAAAGAGAGACAGAGAGAGAAGAAGAAGAAAGAGATGAATATGATGCAAGAGGAAAACCGAAAGGGTCCATGGACAGAACAAGAAGACATCATTCTGGTAAATTTCGTACACTTATTTGGAGATCGGCGATGGGATTTTATAGCAAAAGTATCAG GTTTGAACAGAACAGGAAAGAGTTGCAGGCTAAGGTGGGTTAACTACCTTCATCCTGGTCTCAAACGTGGCAAGATGACACCACAAGAAGAGCGTCTTGTCACTGAGCTTCACGCTAAATGGGGAAACAG GTGGTCAAAAATAGCTCGGAAATTACCAGGAAGAACAGATAACGAGATAAAGAATTACTGGAGGACTCATATGAGGAAGAAAGCTCAAGAAAAGAAGCGTCATGTTTCTCCAAGTTCTTCATGTTCCAACTGCTGCTCTTCGTCTATGACCACTACCAATACTCAAGATGTGTCTTTTGAGTCACGTATGTCGTCAGGGAAAGTAAGCTTTTACGACACTGGAGGAAATAGGGAGATGAATCAAGAAGAAACCAAAGACGGATACTCAATGGATGATATATGGAAAGAGATTGATCACTCTGCAGTAAACATAATTCAACCAGTTAAAGACATCTATTTAGAGCAAAGCTATTGCTTAAGTTACCCCAATTTGGCTTCTCCATCATGGGAAAGCTCCTTGGATTCTATATGGAAGATGGAAGAAGATAAAAGTAAGATGTCTTCCTTTGCAAATGATCAGTTTCCTTTCTGTTTCCAACACAGTAGATCACCATGGTCTTCAGGTTAA